CCTCCACCTATCTCAACAAGGAAGGTACTCAGATGGAGGAATcaaaagaaaggagagaaagaTTGAGAGTGATGCGTGCCAAAGCTGATCAGGCTGAGAATTCTACGAACAATGAAACGACTCCTGCAATGCCTTTTTCTCACCTCTCCAATCCATTGGTCGACACCTCTGCAGCTACACCTTCGCAGGAAGCATCAAGGTTTGATTTTTATACAAATCCCATGGCACCATTTTCTGCCAACAAGAAAAGGAATACAGCAACTCACCATATTCCCTCACATCATTATGCGTATCCTGTTCCAGGACCCACTTCTGAAATGACTCAGGTAGCTCCTCAGTTTCAGAGCAATTACTATCCTTACCAAGGAAATTTAGGTCCCCCAAATGTGCCCGGTAGTACGATGGCTACTCAACCAAGAGGGCATAATTTTCTTAGTCCTGGATTTCGTCCAATGGGTATGGATAGTCCTTCTAATGCAGGAAGAGGTGGGAATCGGTGGCATGGTAGCAGCCTGAGTCCTGGCTCAGGCCGAAGAGGTGGACGACGAGGGATGGGTGGTCGTAGTTCCTCTACAATGGACAGACAATTGGGGCCTGAGAGGTTTTATGATTACTCCATGATTGAAGATCCATGGAAGTTTTTGACACCTGTTAGTTGGAAGGAGGTGGATGCTCCATTGAGTAGGTTGTACACTTCTGAAGCCTCAAGACCCTCCTTTGACATGCACAAAACTAAAGCTGAACATACTTCAAACAGTTTAAATCCTCAGCCAAGCCTGGCAGAGTACTTGGCTGCCTCTTTCAGCGAAGCCGTCAACGATGCACCAAGCCCATGACAGGATGTGGTTCTTGAATATTGAACTGTGCTAAGCAGTTTGTGGTTCATGTGCCATTGTTGAGCCAACCTCTATTTCAAGACTCGTTTCTTCCAGCTGAAGATGAATGCCTAACTATTTCCTGCCAGAAGAAGCATTTATTGGTGAGATTCAACAAACTTTAGGCAGATTCATCACAACAATTATGTAAAGCGTAGAGAAAGTACAAATTAGATTTTTCTTTCTTGTAGTTCTCTATACTTTGTGGAGTGAAAAATATCTCCTCGATTGAGAAATGTGTAATAATATGAATACGGTTGCTGTATAGAAATTTCAGTTAAAGGATATCTTTAGcccaaaaattaatattttttttagttcttGTGTGCACGTATAATGCTTGGCCTTTACTTCTTTCCTATTCAATATAATATCCAGACTTTCTACCATGCCTCCCTCTGTTTCAGACATACGAATAGTCTCAATATTCAGGTCCACAACTACTTTGGTTTTCTTCTCAAAGATTGTAATGATTATGATACATAAGAAACTTGTCTGATCAATATTCAGGAAGTCAATCATCTTACATTTTTAGGATGATTTGAAAAACATAACCATGTGATTCTTTGTCTTTCAGGTGCTTATGTTTCATACATACTGGACTGGTATTTATCCACTAACCGCAGTCACTTATGATATGTACATACTTCTGTAACATCCCCTcacctatataattttttttatatatatatatatattaacacacATTTATCCCATCAACTTGTTCTCATCAACGTATTCATATTATCTTCTGGTGTTTATTTGTTGGCTTTGTCAGCCAGACAAGTAGGAGTCAATGTTTTTTCCACTGCTGAAACTTTGAATGCATGGTGAGTTGGAAGTCAAAACCATGTGATCAAGAAAGTTGTCCCCAAGAATGATACAAATGAATTTTATTAGAAATTttctttcatgaattttatgTGATCATTGGAACCTTTTTTCTTTAGAATCTGAAATAGATTTACTGTCCATGTTCTTGGTCTACATTCTTTTTCAGTATTAGCAAAACTATCTTCAGAATTGGTATGGtcagaaatatacatacaaaatatttttttcacaCCCTTATTTGGATTAAGCAGAGGACAGAGTTATGCTCTAcagatttgaaaagaaaaaaaaaagatgctgCTATTCTTTCTGTAACAAAGTAATCAAAGAAGGGTGAAGCCTTTTCTCTTGGCGTATTTATGGTGCTTATTGTATGCCACTTATTGTCATATTCTTTTAATTTTTAGACTTTAAATCAAAATTCTCTAGCATGAAAAATGACAACACAAACTAATAGAGTTATAATCAATATACTTAATTGGTATTCGGGCAATGATCGATATGGAAAGGCTTTGTGATCAACAAACTAAAAACAACATTTTAGTTTTGCTGAACACTGCGTCAGGAAAACTAGTGACACTTGTTCAATATAGACAATTATTTCTGAAGTTACTTGCAATTTATAGGATTGTCTTAGTCTTCTTAAGGATGAGTAGTGCTTTGATTAAGAACTGCGTATGATTAATTCTAAGTACTTATCTGCTAAAGGCCAATAGGAGATTGAAGCAAGCAAAATAGAATTGATTTCAAATGAAAGAATAAGATGTAGGCACAAATGAGAAATTTCTTTTCACAACTTTCTCATGTGGTAAAAATATATGATCTACAAAATTGTTTCTACCAAATTATGTTAGTGCTATGATTTACAGTCAATTCAACTGAGAAGTGAAATCAATGAATATGTCTTCTCTGCATGGAATTGTGAGTCCGCCCATTGGATGCTCATATCCGAATTCTTCTTCAGCCATACTTAGCAATTCTTGAAATGCAGGCTCATTTAGGTACGAAAGAGGTACTACATATCGGTTTTTTTGCTCCTCTCCAACATAGACTGCAAAGTGGCCTTTTGGAATGTTTGTGGACTTCAAAGCTGCTTCTTTAATGCCTGAAAGTGATCTGCGGAGAGCCTTCTTTCGCTGAACAAAACCAGGCAATCTAAATGCCATGCTGATCTTTCAATGTATAGAGTTCACAAAATATTTTTTAGTAGAGAATGCGAGGACTCGATGATTTAGCTGAGTGGTTATGTTACCTATATATAGAGAGGAATGACTCATGGGGACGTTTACATCTAAGGCTTCTAAATAACTGGATCTGAAGGAGTTTGGGTACGTTTGGTACATATTTGGAGTCATAAGCACTTGAAACTCCACATGGCTTTGTCTTCCAAGTCATATTTTGAAGTTCGGTTGTGATTGGAACATTTATGCATTTGATCTGTTTAACCATTACCAAACAACTAGTGAACCCACTTAGAATTAAGATTTTCAGCAAAGAGACAATTGTGGCACATATCTGATCCATTAAATGGTCGGATAAACATTTCAAATGGAGGGTTGCATTTAttaaaatgtgtttttgtggATATGGGACATGCCTAAGACATCTAACTTCAATTAtccttttcttttcatttctttttttttcatggCGGGGCTGAGAAGTATAGCAAGAAAGTCGTAAAGAAAATTAAAGCTTAAATGGTTCTTTAAAAGAGATTAAGACAAACCGGCCAATCAGGTCGGAAGTATGGACTTTGAGTGGTGACTATAAAGACAATATCATGTGACTGCACAAGGACTATGCCTCACTAGATCCCATCTAGCTAATTTGCCTTGTAGTTTTGACCATTCATTTCGATATCTGTCCTACATTTTATCAAGGGCCTTGATTATAAATACACACAAGACTGGGATCACTATCATCCCAAGTCTTCATCAAACTCTCAACTATCAAGCCTTCCTTGCAAATTCTCTGAGATATCTCAACTCGCTTCtgcttctttcttctttcttaagACACTCTTATTACAAGCATGAGTTTCCTCTTTGCTAGCTTAGTTCATGCCAAGCAACTCATTCAGAAGCCTTTTTCAAGCACAAAAGATATTCTGAAAGGCTTTTTGGCAGTTTATGTTGGCGATGAGAGCAGAATGAAGAAATTTATGATCCCTGTGGCATACTTGAACCAACCATCTTTCCAAGACTTTCTAAGTCGAGCTGAAGAAGAATTTGGATTCGATCATCCAATGGGAGCTCTCACAATTCCTTGCTCAGAAGATGCCTTCATCGATCTTATTTCTTGCTTGAATGCATAATGATGACAGATGAGTATACACACTGACAGAAGACAATTATTGACAAAAatgatttgtaattattttttgccAAGGCAAACAATGCCAATAccatgtatatatttttccttagGGACTGAGAAAACAAATGTCTCCAAGTGTGATATAAATGAATTCTTTCTTTAACAATTTTATTGAAGTTTTTCTTCCTTTGGATTCTGATGTAGATTATTATGCTAAATTTACGTAGGAGCAATGACAAAACCCACCACCATAGTAGCATTGTGATCAGCAGCTCAACCTTTCAAAATAttcacataaaaaataataaaaggatTGCAATGAAAGAATAGCCTGATTCTAGTATTGGTATGGAAACCATTGTTATAAGTTTACTACTCACTGAAGGatcatatcataataaaataatgTCAGATAGCAAATAAATCAGTGCAACACTGAAGAGTTCAAGAGTTATGCTCATTATCTACCTATACCATATATATGTGTGATCGCATAGATCTTTAAATCCTAATCCAAGCAATTTTAAAGTAGCTCATTTCTCACAAGTTGGTTTTGATTTGAAAAGGAACTTATTTTAGTTTAACCCTTCAACAAGAAGTAATGATGTATAGTATAGTGTTGCTAATTCTCCTATTATTTACTTGGTAATTTCTGTTAAATGTATTTTTTCAGCTTAATTTCAGTACCTAAtcagatattttaccatgataaatcATAGCAAAGACATTGTTTCTTTACAAGATGATTGCAAGAAAAAATTGGAAGGAAACACAAAACCAGCAGGCATAAACCTTTCCAATAGAATCTCTGCAATATACAAAGTTATCATGTGACCAGAAGAAATGTTTGAGCTATATCTTCTCTTTCTCACATGCATTGCAGTCTTTTAGAACATCTAGAGATGTCGAAAACAAGCTCTTCTGCCTAATATCTGCTTAGCATTTAAAATACTTGTGTGTCCTATTGTCAAATTTCATAATCTAACTCTGATATCATTGAAAAAAGATTGTATATGCAAATTAAGAAGGAACAATACACTCTTTCTCTCTAAATAGGAAAATAAATGTTCGAGAAAAATAAATGACTAAATGTGGATAGATTTGTCATGATGTTGTCTCTCAGCACATCTAAAAAGAATTTGGTTTGAGAGATTGAAACGGTAACATTGTCAGTTTCACATGCACAACCACTTTGTGGGAGATTGGATACAGGCAAACCCCACTCATTAGTTTTAATTGTGTAGAAAGAGGCTATGACTTTTGTGGCCAGTCAAATGACATTCTTATTAAAAATATTTCTACATTTTGTTGAGAAAAAACAGCCTGTAAACAATGAAAAAAGGCTTTGAATAAGAAGAAATCTTCTGTGTCATATGATAAGTAGACAACCGATGGTGTAGCAGATAATGATATGTCCCATTATGCATCAGCAATTGAAAGAGTAGATAATCATATTAAATGGAAGGTTGCTCTACTTTTGATATGAAAATGTGTTccttcagatattagacaggcCTGAGACATCTTACTGTAAATTTAAAATTCTGTGCACTAAATTGGTGTGGTGGGGTTGGGAAGAAGAGAAACAAAATTGCAGAGAAAAAATGAATTAGTATTGCATTTGATGATGAGTAGGAAGACAATATCATGTGATTGCACAAGGACTATGTCTCCCTAGACCCCATCCAGTCCAGCTAATTTGCTTTATAGTTTCTTGACCATTCATTTCAATGCAATCGATATACCTGTCCTACATATCCTATCAAGGGTATTATtcattataaatacacataaGAATATGATCACTAGCATCCCAACTCCTCAAACTCACAAATATCAAGCTCTCCTTGCAAGCTTTCTGAGATATCTTTGCCTACTTttgcttcattcttcttcctttagACACTCTTATTACAATCATGGCTTTCGCTTTGCTAGCTTAGTTCATGCCAAGCAACTCATTCAGAGGCCTTTTACAAGCACAAAAGATATTCCTAAAGGCTTTTTGGCAGTTTATGTTGGTGATGAGAGAAGAATGAAGAGATTTGTGATCCCTGTGGCATACTTGAACCAGCCTTCATTCCAAGACTTTCTAAGTCAAGCTGAAGAACAATTCGGATTCGATCATCCAATGGGAGCTCTTACAATTCCCTGCACAGAAGATGCCTTCCTCGATCTTATTTCTCGCTTGAATGCCTAAAGAATGGCATACACATGCTGATTATTGACCGTCTAACAAAAATGATTGTTACAATTTTGTAAGGCAGACATTGCCAAAACCATGTAAATATTTTTCCTTGGGGGCCAAAGTTAAAAGTGTCCCTAAGATTGAGAGAAATTCATACTGCTACACTTTTTTCTTCATTACATGACAACTACCAACTTTTCAAATTTATATGCACACATAGAGCAGTAGAAAATAACTATTTGATTATCATCATAATAAATCTTTTTTgtcatatattattatttaaaaaaaaatattaagtacAACTATTCATATAGACTAGACTACCATAACTAAAGAAAGTATCCGTATAcataaatatgtgtatatatatattgtgtacATTCTGATTCTGGTGTACACGAGTCATTAGACCAGGCCAAAATATTGAAGAAATTTACGTTTGAATATTGGAGTAATATTCATTtccatattaaatttaattttagatTGAATTTACATTTTCATCGAAAGTATTTTAAATAAGATTTCGTTATATACTGATAAGATAATTTTGAAATTTCCAAAATGATATGATGGATTTTCTAGTTTAGACAAATTCAAAACAGAGGAAATATTTGCCACTATCCCATATGTTTTACATAGCATCTACGCATTTTGTTGAAGGTAGAAACTCTATGTTATTTACAGTTTAACTAATATCCAACACCAAGAGTAACGAGCTATATTTTATGTggtatttttttatgaaatgaaCACTGTTTACagcatttttgtttatttatatatcAACTAGTGATGAAAGGTAATAAAAACTTGTTAATTAGAATTGATTTTTCAGCCGTACAAACAAATCTACTATATGCATTATCTTCATGTTTAGTTGCAGGATAAGACAGCATGTGATTATATATACTAAGATAATTTCTCAAAATGCCTATATGCTTAAATTGAATGTTACTCAGTCAATCAAGGATAGCTGTAAGCAATGAACATGTTTAGGTCCAAAGCGACATCAAGATTACCTTGCAATGGACATGGTGTCTCCTTTCATTAAATGAGAAAGAAAGAGTTGTAAGACAATACCATGTGATGTGATGTGATATCAGTAGCCCACTTCATAAGCCTCCACCACTCATTCAAACCAACAGAACTTATCCTTCTActttttttcaaatataaataagcataagattGGAAGCTAACCATCAACGCAACAAATCACATTTCCAAAGGTTTCCACTTCCTTTGACATCTTCTCTCCATTCTTCATTCTCAACTATTCTTCTTCCTTCTCTACATACATCAATCACTATGGGATTCAGTTTGCCAAGAGTAGTTCCAGCTAAGAAATTGCTTCGACGATCTTTTTCCAATTCAAACAAAGCCGCTTCAATGGCAGTTGATGTCCCTAAAGGCCATTTAGCAGTTTATGTTGGCGAGAACGAAAAGAAGAGGTTTGTTGTTCCTGTGTCATTCTTAAGCCAACCTTTATTTCAAGAGTTGCTTGTCCAAGCTGAAGAAGAATATGGATATGATCATCCGATGGGAGGCCTAACAATTCCCTGCACAGAAGATGCATTTATCGACACCATCTCAAATCTGAATGCTTCATGAGACTCAACAAAATTAGGCAGATTCATTACAACATTTTTGTAAAGTGACCAATGTCAATACAATATGTAGAACATTTTTTCCAcgttattttttattcttttttcctTGAGGAGTGGATTATGGCTCCCAGAATGAGGATGTTATGAAACatgatatataaataaaaaattatttatctatTTCTTTCCAGATTTTGTTATTAATTTCTGTCCAATTCATTTTTATTCATCTTAACATGATTTAATCTTGAGGACTCTTAAAATGCTGCAGTAATTTGGCTATAATTTATTTCTTTAGTAACTTTCAGAGTTTTATCTAATTCACAGATGTTCTGTAGAAATTACTAATCCAATTCATACTGTCAATAATATTTTCTTGTTATAATTATAAAGTTTCTAGATTTACCAAACAGAGGAACTTTAACTATTGCTTAGCTGTTGCTGTGTTAATATTTACAGAACAACAtcacatggtaggtcagttggtGCTTCTAAtcaacagatatatatatatatatatatatatataaaccaaaAGTTTGTAACCATTGAAAACTTATGGTTTTGAGTAGTGCCATGAGAGAGTGGCCAGAAGTTATTGTAATAACTATAAGTGGCTCTAATCCATTAGTCCATCTGATCTATGGACCAACTGATTTTTCAAAATAGTCGGTATAAGATTCAGTCACTTAGAAATTATATAAAAGTTGAGAAATATGATGTTGGATTATTCATCATGACACTATGCCTTTCCGATCCTCATCAATCATTTTATTAAGAGTTATCTTTGGATTTTTTTTTGACATATGTATTATGCAGAGGATTAGATTCAGGAGTGAGACAAGCCCTCATTGTATTGCTCTTCAACTTGACAAACAAATGGTTCTTATGTACTAAGAAACAAAATTAGTGTGATTTAACTGTTTAACCAAACATTAAAAAGTTTTAACTTTAATGGCTTGAATCTTCTTGTTTTTCAGGAGAAAAAGTACTTTTCAGACAAATATTATTTTCTCTGCATTTTCTCATTAAATGAAATAAAAGGAATAAGTTAAAATGTTCTCTGCATTTTCTTATTAAATGAAATAAAAGGAATAAGTTAAAATGTTCTGTGCCACTAAAAGATAGGCCATGCCAGTACAAGTTGTACCACTGATACTGATATGATCCAGTACATGAGCAGATAAAGATTTTAAAACTAAGGCTGCTTTGATTTCAATTATAAATGTGTGTGACCCTTGAAATTGGGACATGCCTTAGACATCTTTATACAAAATTTGTGATCTGAGCTGGTTTGGTGGGGCTAAGAATGAGGAGCAACAAAACTTTAGATAAATATGAAGGTATGATTAGTGGGAAGACAATACCATGTGATTGCCCAATGGCTAATGCCTCTCACCAGACCCCATTGTATACAAGATTATTGCTTATATATAGTCATGAAAACAGGTTCCATAGCACCACAACTCCTCACATTCTAAAGAATCAAACCTTTCTTTCTTCTCAGTGATCtcttactttttctttctttaaagAATTTTACAACAATGGGTTTTCGCTTTGCAAGCTTAGTTCATGCCAAACAACTCATTCAGAAGCCTTTTTCAAGTACAAAAGATGTTCCAAAAGGGTACTTGGCAGTTTATGTTGGAGAAAAGAGAATGAAGAGATTTGTGATCCCTGTGTCATTCTTGAACCAGCCATCATTCCAAGACTTGCTATGTCAAGCTGAACAAGAGTTTGGATTTGATCATCCAATGGGAGCTCTTACGATTCCCTGCAATGAAGAAGCCTTCATCCAACTCGTTTCTCACTTGAACGTCTAATGATGAGTAGACAGAAATAGAAGACAACTGCTAACAATACTGCTAATTACTACAATTTTGTAAAGGCATATGATGCCAATACCATGtacatatttttttttccttGGAGACCAAAAGCAAAATGTCCCCAAGAATGATACAAATGAATAAAATTGCATTTTTTCTTCAACCATTTGTGTGCAATTTTTTTCCTCTTATATTATGATATAGAGTCTTTATACATTGTCAATTCTCTTATTCTACAGTTATAGCAATAGCAGCTCAGCTtgcaaatgaaaaataatatccTGGAACAcaacatttattttgtattttagttttaaaaagaaTGAGATTGATCTATTG
The Humulus lupulus chromosome 6, drHumLupu1.1, whole genome shotgun sequence DNA segment above includes these coding regions:
- the LOC133781896 gene encoding protein SICKLE — its product is MEESKERRERLRVMRAKADQAENSTNNETTPAMPFSHLSNPLVDTSAATPSQEASRFDFYTNPMAPFSANKKRNTATHHIPSHHYAYPVPGPTSEMTQVAPQFQSNYYPYQGNLGPPNVPGSTMATQPRGHNFLSPGFRPMGMDSPSNAGRGGNRWHGSSLSPGSGRRGGRRGMGGRSSSTMDRQLGPERFYDYSMIEDPWKFLTPVSWKEVDAPLSRLYTSEASRPSFDMHKTKAEHTSNSLNPQPSLAEYLAASFSEAVNDAPSP
- the LOC133781898 gene encoding auxin-responsive protein SAUR21-like codes for the protein MAFRLPGFVQRKKALRRSLSGIKEAALKSTNIPKGHFAVYVGEEQKNRYVVPLSYLNEPAFQELLSMAEEEFGYEHPMGGLTIPCREDIFIDFTSQLN
- the LOC133781899 gene encoding auxin-induced protein 15A-like gives rise to the protein MSFLFASLVHAKQLIQKPFSSTKDILKGFLAVYVGDESRMKKFMIPVAYLNQPSFQDFLSRAEEEFGFDHPMGALTIPCSEDAFIDLISCLNA
- the LOC133781900 gene encoding auxin-induced protein 15A-like, which translates into the protein MITSIPTPQTHKYQALLASFLRYLCLLLLHSSSFRHSYYNHGFRFASLVHAKQLIQRPFTSTKDIPKGFLAVYVGDERRMKRFVIPVAYLNQPSFQDFLSQAEEQFGFDHPMGALTIPCTEDAFLDLISRLNA
- the LOC133781901 gene encoding indole-3-acetic acid-induced protein ARG7-like; the encoded protein is MGFSLPRVVPAKKLLRRSFSNSNKAASMAVDVPKGHLAVYVGENEKKRFVVPVSFLSQPLFQELLVQAEEEYGYDHPMGGLTIPCTEDAFIDTISNLNAS
- the LOC133781903 gene encoding auxin-induced protein X15-like — encoded protein: MGFRFASLVHAKQLIQKPFSSTKDVPKGYLAVYVGEKRMKRFVIPVSFLNQPSFQDLLCQAEQEFGFDHPMGALTIPCNEEAFIQLVSHLNV